The Candidatus Sysuiplasma acidicola genome window below encodes:
- a CDS encoding aldehyde dehydrogenase family protein has translation MVKEYGIFLNGDWTESSGNEFFETLNPATGEVLARFAKGTPKDVDNAVRSAERGFRLWKEVPAPMRGEILFEAALNIARHKEELSRLVTAEMGKVLSEGRGEVQEAIDFFKYIAGEGRRMFGETTPSELPDKFNMTVRLPKGPVGLITPWNFPVSIPSWKMGAALISGCSIVLKPATDTPLCAARFIELVNEAGMPPGVINLVAGSGAEAGNALIRHEGIRALSFTGGVNTGREVYTEGARRLIQVHLELGGKNPVIVMDDANLDIVLDGVLFGAFGTSGQRCTATSRLILHQAVYDELMGRLVDRVEKLKIGNPAEDLTDMGPVINRKAKESIMGYIDVGKKEGGKIATGGNALEGGIYSRGNYIQPTIIETRHGTRVSTEEIFGPVLSVIKVSSFGEAVEVANGVQYGLSSSIYTRNVNLAFRAIQQLDAGITYVNAPTIGAEIHLPFGGVKNTGTGGREAGSVAIEEFTELKSVFIDYSDMLQKAQIDTEHRLKEKLHSK, from the coding sequence ATGGTCAAGGAATACGGAATCTTCTTGAATGGTGACTGGACAGAAAGCTCAGGAAATGAATTTTTCGAAACACTGAATCCTGCGACGGGTGAAGTGCTTGCCCGCTTTGCAAAGGGCACACCGAAGGATGTGGACAACGCCGTGCGTTCGGCCGAAAGGGGTTTCAGACTGTGGAAAGAGGTCCCTGCACCGATGAGGGGCGAAATACTGTTTGAAGCGGCGCTGAATATAGCCAGGCATAAAGAGGAACTCAGCCGCCTCGTAACGGCGGAAATGGGCAAGGTGCTCAGCGAAGGCAGAGGAGAAGTCCAGGAGGCCATCGACTTTTTCAAATACATAGCAGGAGAGGGAAGAAGAATGTTCGGCGAAACCACGCCGTCCGAACTTCCTGACAAGTTCAACATGACGGTGCGCCTTCCCAAGGGTCCTGTGGGACTAATAACGCCGTGGAACTTTCCCGTCTCCATACCGTCATGGAAGATGGGCGCTGCACTGATTTCAGGCTGCTCAATTGTACTTAAGCCGGCAACGGACACGCCTCTGTGCGCCGCCAGATTCATAGAACTCGTCAATGAGGCAGGCATGCCGCCGGGCGTCATAAATCTGGTCGCTGGAAGCGGAGCGGAAGCCGGAAATGCGCTCATTCGTCACGAAGGCATCAGGGCACTGTCCTTTACGGGGGGCGTGAATACTGGCAGGGAAGTGTACACAGAGGGTGCACGCAGACTCATACAGGTGCATCTGGAGCTCGGAGGCAAGAATCCGGTCATAGTCATGGATGACGCCAATCTTGATATTGTTCTGGACGGCGTTCTCTTCGGAGCGTTCGGAACATCCGGTCAGAGATGCACTGCGACAAGCAGACTGATACTACACCAGGCAGTCTACGACGAGCTTATGGGAAGGCTTGTTGACAGGGTGGAAAAGCTGAAGATCGGTAATCCTGCCGAAGATCTTACAGACATGGGCCCAGTTATCAACAGAAAGGCAAAGGAGAGCATAATGGGATATATCGACGTCGGCAAAAAGGAGGGCGGAAAGATCGCCACCGGCGGCAATGCACTCGAAGGCGGAATATATTCCAGGGGAAATTACATACAGCCCACTATTATAGAAACGAGACACGGCACAAGGGTCAGCACCGAGGAAATATTCGGTCCTGTGCTTTCCGTCATTAAAGTCTCATCCTTTGGCGAAGCGGTCGAAGTTGCAAACGGTGTCCAGTACGGCCTGAGTTCATCTATATACACCAGGAACGTGAATCTTGCGTTCAGGGCAATACAACAGCTCGACGCCGGCATCACGTACGTGAATGCGCCGACCATAGGTGCGGAGATACATCTGCCCTTCGGCGGAGTCAAGAACACGGGAACCGGAGGGAGGGAAGCTGGATCGGTCGCGATCGAGGAGTTCACCGAACTCAAGAGTGTTTTCATCGACTACAGCGACATGCTGCAGAAGGCACAGATCGACACGGAGCACAGGTTGAAGGAAAAGCTCCACTCGAAATGA
- a CDS encoding MFS transporter yields the protein MLTSRQRSLLISSSGGFFIWGIVASMAPLSLSWPFVNGNDPLVRMLVLSAGPVGLLAGNVIMGMLSDVVGRRKIFMLTMAMYSLGIVFISVATTFPLLLAGVVVSSFGVGGEEAPSLALIAEDVPVRQRGRLLTLIPNFNNIGSAFAAAFFLFSVSGSIFIERIYLMASSLAIIALLVFTRLTMPESFRWLHSRGRDGEAREEKSHLNIGSEGEAVSLPPLWKSYILLSVLGVSQFLTFGLMAFVLGPDEFPSQTALIIFVALAGASISGFIAAPLVSRGRKQYTLLSFGGGFVTIVAILIAFSSLSNEYVFLPLLFLNMAFSEFAWAARTTLEPELFPTAMRGTGIGLVRMFPIIAYIASIILLSSAGLFEFVLINVILWGAGLAAAVYWYMRGVETSNISPDFKVTDNA from the coding sequence ATGCTGACTTCCAGGCAGCGCTCGCTCCTGATTTCATCCTCGGGCGGTTTCTTCATATGGGGCATTGTGGCATCGATGGCCCCGCTTTCTCTGTCCTGGCCGTTCGTCAACGGTAATGACCCGCTTGTAAGGATGCTTGTCCTCTCCGCGGGACCCGTAGGACTGCTTGCCGGAAATGTGATAATGGGTATGTTGTCGGATGTCGTCGGCAGAAGAAAAATATTCATGCTGACGATGGCAATGTACAGCCTCGGCATCGTGTTCATTTCCGTAGCAACGACGTTCCCGCTGCTGCTTGCAGGCGTGGTAGTATCTTCGTTCGGCGTGGGAGGCGAGGAGGCACCGTCGCTCGCGCTGATTGCCGAAGACGTGCCGGTAAGACAGCGGGGAAGACTGCTGACGCTCATTCCAAACTTCAACAACATAGGCAGCGCGTTCGCGGCAGCCTTTTTCCTATTCTCCGTTTCCGGCTCCATATTTATAGAACGGATATATCTCATGGCATCGTCGCTTGCAATCATAGCACTTCTTGTGTTCACGAGATTGACAATGCCTGAATCGTTCAGGTGGCTGCATTCCAGGGGCAGGGACGGGGAAGCAAGGGAAGAGAAGAGTCATCTGAACATAGGTTCCGAGGGAGAGGCTGTGAGCCTTCCGCCGCTCTGGAAGAGCTACATACTTCTCAGCGTACTCGGCGTTTCCCAGTTCCTGACATTCGGCCTGATGGCTTTCGTTCTCGGCCCGGACGAATTTCCATCCCAGACAGCCCTGATAATTTTCGTTGCGCTCGCCGGCGCTTCCATCAGCGGTTTCATAGCCGCACCGCTAGTATCCAGGGGAAGGAAACAGTACACGCTCCTTTCATTCGGTGGCGGATTTGTCACGATTGTTGCGATACTGATTGCCTTCAGCAGCCTTTCAAACGAGTATGTATTTCTGCCGCTTCTTTTCCTCAACATGGCATTCAGCGAGTTTGCATGGGCCGCACGGACGACACTGGAGCCGGAGCTGTTCCCCACTGCCATGCGCGGCACCGGCATCGGCCTTGTCAGGATGTTCCCGATTATAGCGTATATAGCGAGCATCATCCTTCTGAGCAGTGCCGGACTTTTCGAATTCGTGCTCATAAACGTGATACTGTGGGGAGCCGGTCTTGCAGCCGCGGTTTACTGGTATATGCGTGGTGTCGAAACGAGCAATATCAGCCCGGATTTCAAGGTGACTGACAATGCCTGA
- a CDS encoding DUF99 family protein, which produces MKGQTRIVAFDDGRFEFRQGTVPLVGIVARLPSYVEGAIVTSCTVDGRDASAAISDAVNRSRLKEQMRAILLDGIACGGFNIFDLDYIHDATALPVLTVTRRHPDFESMDSALRKYFQDWKERCELIRMHETVRVETEKWKLSVSCAGIDIEQAVQLLDAAIVRGNYPEPLRLAHIFAGALTMGESRGKP; this is translated from the coding sequence ATGAAAGGACAGACAAGGATTGTCGCGTTTGATGACGGAAGATTCGAATTCAGGCAGGGAACGGTGCCGCTCGTGGGTATCGTGGCCAGACTGCCATCCTATGTCGAAGGGGCCATCGTAACAAGCTGCACTGTGGATGGAAGAGATGCTTCAGCAGCAATAAGCGACGCCGTGAACAGATCCAGGCTGAAGGAGCAGATGAGGGCAATATTGCTTGACGGCATTGCATGCGGCGGCTTCAACATCTTTGACCTGGATTACATACATGATGCGACCGCTCTTCCCGTTCTCACCGTAACAAGAAGACATCCAGATTTCGAATCAATGGATAGCGCACTCCGTAAATATTTTCAGGACTGGAAAGAGAGGTGCGAGCTCATCAGGATGCACGAAACCGTCAGAGTGGAGACTGAAAAGTGGAAACTGAGCGTAAGCTGTGCCGGCATCGACATTGAGCAGGCAGTGCAACTGCTGGACGCTGCCATCGTGAGAGGCAACTATCCTGAACCTCTCAGGCTGGCACACATATTTGCCGGCGCGTTGACCATGGGAGAATCCAGGGGAAAGCCCTGA
- a CDS encoding S53 family peptidase, translating to MPALAVQQNTAAAGTPFMHTFITSVRAGNGKGPSGGSSSSGPTSYPAYTPGQIFHAYNYSANYNGTGETIAIIDAYGSPSIQNDVKVFDSQFNLPPIKLTVLSPFGKVGRNAGWALETSLDVEWSHAMAPNASILLIEAPSASTTYLITDSINYIVNNTHANVVSMSWGAAESGLTASELSQYSSTFAYAASHGVIMVAASGDSGANDSTSSPTVNYPASDPSVVGAGGTTLQLANITSTSANYSYEYAWNSSGGGISTYFPEPKYQSGAGITASGRAVPDVSYDANPNTGFWIYDSTTYEGLKGWIQVGGTSASSPQWAAIFTEVQQYKGSTTFNGTNVLSSLYSVYSSSTEYASAFHDITIGYNGYYYAGTGYDEVTGIGSPNVSALIEYL from the coding sequence ATGCCTGCTCTTGCAGTGCAGCAGAACACGGCAGCGGCAGGAACGCCATTTATGCACACCTTCATAACAAGTGTGCGGGCAGGAAACGGGAAGGGTCCAAGCGGAGGTTCCAGCTCCTCGGGACCTACTTCATATCCCGCATACACACCCGGCCAGATATTCCACGCTTATAACTACAGTGCGAATTACAATGGGACTGGGGAGACAATTGCAATCATAGATGCATATGGGAGTCCGTCAATTCAGAATGATGTGAAAGTTTTCGACTCCCAGTTCAATCTTCCACCGATTAAACTCACTGTACTTTCTCCCTTTGGCAAGGTGGGAAGAAACGCAGGATGGGCGCTCGAAACATCGCTTGATGTGGAGTGGTCCCATGCAATGGCACCGAATGCCAGTATTTTGCTGATAGAGGCACCCTCAGCCTCAACAACCTATCTCATAACCGACTCCATCAACTACATTGTGAATAACACGCATGCGAATGTCGTTTCCATGTCCTGGGGGGCAGCAGAGAGCGGACTCACTGCTTCTGAACTGTCACAGTATTCATCCACCTTTGCTTATGCGGCAAGTCACGGAGTCATAATGGTCGCCGCCTCAGGAGACAGCGGGGCCAATGACAGCACGTCTTCCCCAACTGTGAATTATCCTGCTTCCGATCCAAGCGTTGTGGGGGCAGGCGGAACCACTCTGCAACTCGCCAATATTACTTCCACAAGCGCCAATTATTCCTACGAATATGCCTGGAATTCCTCAGGAGGAGGCATAAGCACCTACTTCCCTGAGCCAAAGTACCAGTCAGGTGCCGGCATCACCGCTTCCGGAAGAGCCGTTCCGGATGTTTCATACGACGCAAACCCGAACACAGGTTTCTGGATTTACGACAGCACAACCTACGAAGGACTGAAGGGCTGGATACAGGTGGGAGGGACAAGTGCATCATCACCGCAGTGGGCCGCAATCTTCACGGAAGTGCAGCAATACAAGGGTTCTACAACTTTCAACGGGACAAATGTACTCTCGTCTCTCTATTCTGTTTACAGCAGCAGTACAGAGTATGCAAGTGCATTCCATGACATTACTATTGGATACAACGGGTATTACTATGCCGGGACAGGATACGACGAAGTCACAGGAATAGGCTCACCCAACGTGAGTGCACTTATAGAATATTTGTGA
- a CDS encoding elongation factor EF-2, which produces MTGDAMVFTNGTWIEAMALYSKYATGQPVFSDADQTVYLSDGDEYTISLNTNEMKLEKRRITHVWKIRNDEPLIRVRPQSGRPVTVTPEHKFIAYRKGVVHELRSSELVIGDKLIVPSAVDVETSVVGADEFTRLTGKSTAPDALKETASAIITDVLDDTGDELVNVLFGKGSQAGIFPKLETGTLFALSSAMLDMLDGDGHGEAQRKALRAIALSMLRYGYRFSLEPSDPDFHNEVSRLADVVNAHHDKDNSVPEVSLALMTSVAGGTVSLLAPQLPSTLTVVEVEGLESAYDEFVFDFSVEETHNLLVEGLIIHNTTLSDNLIAGAGMMSEELAGKQLLLDYDEQEQARGITINAANASMVEDIDGNDYLINLIDTPGHVDFGGDVTRAMRAIDGVIILVDAVEQVMPQTETVIRQALRERVRPILFINKVDRLINELKVTPEDMQKRFVNIINDVNKRIHAAAPEELKKLWGVRVEDGTVLFGSAYNNWAISAAYMKKSGITFGDIYEHLKRGDQKALAQRIPLHKVVLESVIKNHPSPIDAQKMRIPAIWKGDQESELGQSMLKVDPGGPTIFMVTKIIIDPHAGEVAVGRLFSGTLKRGQELYVSGMHQANRVQTVALSVGADRITVEEIRAGNIAAVTGLKDAIAGSTVSSIEGIEPFERMVHYSEPVVTVAIEAKQMKDLPKLIEVLRNIGKADPSITVEINQETGEHLLSGMGELHLEVTQYRIVNDYKCEIKASKPIVVYRESVEGKGGPFEGKSPNKHNRFYVEVEPLEESVVKAITSGEIKTEGRIKDSKALAKKLQEYGMERDEARGVQMFYDTNVLIDYTKGIQYLFETMELCKQSYEEAMRLGPLAQERVMHLKVKIVDAKLHEDSIHRGPAQVIPATRSAIYGAMAVAGRVLYEPIQKIYINVPPDVMGDAIREIQQRRGVILDMRQEGENTVIESKAPVSEMFGFASAIRSATQGRALWSTENSGYEKMPKEIADKVVPEIRKRKGLSPQPYDANYYSD; this is translated from the coding sequence ATGACTGGCGACGCAATGGTGTTCACGAACGGAACATGGATTGAGGCAATGGCGCTGTACTCGAAGTATGCGACCGGGCAGCCCGTTTTCTCGGACGCGGACCAGACGGTATACTTATCAGACGGCGACGAGTACACAATATCGCTTAACACAAACGAAATGAAACTGGAAAAGAGGAGAATCACGCACGTCTGGAAGATCAGGAACGACGAACCGCTGATCAGGGTCAGGCCGCAGTCTGGCAGACCAGTGACAGTCACGCCTGAACACAAATTCATCGCATACAGAAAGGGAGTTGTTCATGAACTCCGATCTTCGGAACTTGTCATCGGGGACAAACTCATAGTGCCGTCTGCAGTCGATGTGGAAACGTCCGTCGTCGGCGCCGACGAATTCACCAGACTCACTGGAAAGAGCACAGCTCCTGACGCGCTGAAGGAGACGGCATCTGCGATTATAACCGATGTCCTGGATGATACCGGAGATGAACTCGTAAACGTGCTGTTCGGAAAAGGCAGCCAGGCGGGGATATTCCCGAAACTGGAAACGGGCACGCTTTTCGCGCTGTCGTCGGCGATGCTCGATATGTTGGACGGTGACGGGCACGGGGAAGCGCAGAGGAAAGCACTCAGGGCCATTGCACTTTCAATGCTCAGGTACGGTTACCGCTTCTCGCTGGAGCCGTCAGATCCTGATTTCCATAATGAAGTCAGCAGGCTCGCGGATGTCGTGAATGCACATCATGACAAGGATAACAGCGTGCCGGAAGTGTCCCTCGCACTGATGACTTCGGTAGCGGGTGGAACAGTCTCGCTGCTCGCACCGCAATTGCCTTCCACACTCACTGTTGTTGAAGTGGAGGGGCTGGAGAGCGCTTACGATGAGTTTGTCTTTGACTTCTCTGTCGAGGAAACGCACAACCTGCTCGTGGAGGGTCTCATCATACACAACACGACGCTGAGCGACAATCTGATTGCCGGCGCGGGAATGATGAGCGAGGAGCTCGCAGGAAAGCAGCTCTTGCTTGATTATGACGAACAGGAACAGGCAAGAGGCATAACGATAAACGCGGCTAACGCATCAATGGTGGAGGATATAGACGGGAACGACTATCTGATCAATCTCATTGATACACCGGGGCATGTCGACTTTGGCGGCGACGTAACGAGGGCCATGAGGGCCATAGACGGCGTCATAATACTTGTTGATGCTGTAGAACAAGTCATGCCGCAGACTGAAACAGTCATAAGGCAGGCGCTGAGAGAGAGGGTACGCCCGATACTGTTCATAAACAAGGTGGACAGGCTGATCAACGAACTCAAGGTCACTCCTGAAGACATGCAGAAAAGATTTGTGAACATTATCAACGATGTTAACAAGAGAATCCATGCGGCGGCTCCGGAAGAGCTCAAAAAACTGTGGGGCGTCCGCGTGGAGGACGGAACAGTGCTGTTCGGCAGTGCATACAACAACTGGGCAATATCGGCAGCATACATGAAGAAATCAGGCATAACTTTTGGCGACATTTACGAACACCTGAAGAGAGGAGACCAGAAGGCCCTTGCACAGCGCATACCGCTCCATAAGGTGGTCCTGGAATCTGTAATTAAGAATCATCCGAGTCCGATTGATGCCCAGAAGATGAGGATTCCTGCAATCTGGAAGGGAGATCAGGAGTCTGAATTGGGCCAGTCGATGCTCAAGGTTGATCCGGGCGGACCTACCATATTCATGGTAACAAAAATCATCATTGATCCGCATGCAGGCGAAGTTGCCGTGGGAAGACTGTTTTCAGGCACGCTGAAACGGGGACAGGAACTTTACGTGTCGGGAATGCACCAGGCTAACAGGGTGCAGACGGTTGCACTGTCGGTCGGAGCGGACAGGATTACGGTCGAGGAGATCAGGGCAGGCAACATAGCTGCTGTCACAGGCCTCAAGGATGCGATAGCCGGTTCCACCGTGTCTTCCATCGAAGGCATAGAGCCGTTCGAAAGAATGGTTCATTACAGCGAGCCTGTGGTCACTGTGGCCATAGAAGCAAAGCAGATGAAGGATCTGCCGAAACTCATCGAGGTTCTGAGAAACATCGGTAAAGCGGATCCGTCGATAACAGTCGAGATAAATCAGGAGACTGGAGAGCACCTGCTCTCCGGAATGGGCGAACTGCACCTTGAAGTCACTCAATACAGGATCGTCAACGACTACAAGTGTGAGATCAAGGCCTCTAAGCCGATTGTCGTCTACCGGGAGAGTGTGGAAGGAAAGGGCGGTCCGTTTGAAGGAAAGTCGCCCAACAAGCACAACAGATTCTATGTCGAGGTCGAGCCGCTCGAAGAGAGCGTCGTGAAGGCCATCACGTCCGGTGAAATCAAGACGGAAGGAAGAATCAAGGATTCGAAGGCACTGGCCAAGAAGCTCCAGGAATATGGAATGGAGAGGGATGAGGCGAGGGGCGTTCAGATGTTTTACGACACGAACGTGCTCATCGACTACACCAAGGGTATTCAGTACCTCTTCGAGACGATGGAACTGTGCAAACAGTCCTACGAGGAGGCGATGCGGCTCGGGCCGCTCGCACAGGAGAGGGTGATGCACCTGAAGGTGAAGATTGTCGATGCAAAACTTCACGAGGACAGCATACACAGAGGACCGGCACAGGTCATTCCCGCAACACGTTCCGCGATATACGGCGCGATGGCGGTCGCAGGAAGAGTGCTTTACGAGCCCATTCAGAAAATATACATCAACGTCCCGCCGGACGTGATGGGTGACGCTATACGTGAGATTCAGCAGCGGCGCGGCGTCATCCTGGACATGAGACAGGAAGGAGAGAACACAGTAATCGAATCGAAGGCGCCGGTATCTGAAATGTTCGGCTTTGCCAGCGCGATAAGGAGCGCCACGCAGGGAAGGGCGCTGTGGTCCACAGAGAACTCCGGATACGAGAAGATGCCGAAGGAGATAGCAGACAAAGTGGTCCCCGAAATAAGAAAGAGAAAGGGATTGAGTCCGCAGCCTTACGACGCCAACTACTACTCCGACTGA
- a CDS encoding ArsR family transcriptional regulator produces METCFPRTITVRSDGEELSRLAGIFGALSEPVRLQIIRLMTAYGEICTCEIASALHLKQPTITHHLKLLERAGAIYRRPKGKWTFFGITGERVNDVLLLASSIGSETKPSGTAERGSSHERTNVRSKTISVGSG; encoded by the coding sequence ATGGAAACCTGTTTTCCAAGAACAATTACTGTGCGTAGTGACGGCGAGGAGCTTTCAAGACTCGCAGGAATATTCGGGGCATTATCTGAGCCTGTCAGGCTGCAGATAATCAGGTTGATGACAGCATACGGAGAAATCTGCACGTGCGAAATTGCCTCAGCGCTGCACCTGAAACAGCCGACCATAACGCACCACTTGAAGTTATTGGAAAGGGCAGGTGCCATTTACCGCAGGCCGAAAGGCAAGTGGACCTTCTTCGGCATCACCGGGGAGAGGGTGAATGATGTGCTTCTCCTTGCATCATCAATAGGCAGTGAAACAAAACCTTCAGGCACTGCGGAAAGGGGAAGTAGTCACGAGCGGACGAATGTGCGCAGCAAAACAATCTCCGTTGGAAGCGGGTGA
- a CDS encoding 30S ribosomal protein S7, producing MPEEDIENDAAEEQPVDEAEEKEQEHVLLYDAPLFGKYSLAEVAVSDRGLAKYINLTPIYVPHTAGKHANKNFAKSRLNIVERLANQMMRTERYTGKKSKSLKVIEQAFTIMHSKTGKNPVQLLVNAIEHAAPREEITRLQFGGISVPKAVDVSSSRRLDLSLRYICLGAVAASHGSTKPIAQCLADEIILAANGDMTSSAVSKRDEIERVAMSAR from the coding sequence ATGCCTGAAGAAGATATTGAAAATGATGCTGCTGAAGAGCAGCCTGTGGATGAGGCGGAGGAAAAGGAGCAGGAACACGTCCTCCTCTACGACGCCCCTCTTTTCGGAAAGTACAGTCTGGCAGAGGTCGCTGTTTCTGATCGCGGACTTGCGAAATACATCAACCTGACACCGATATATGTACCTCACACGGCCGGCAAACACGCAAACAAGAATTTTGCCAAGAGCCGCCTTAACATCGTCGAACGACTCGCGAATCAGATGATGAGAACTGAAAGATACACAGGCAAAAAGAGCAAGTCATTGAAGGTCATAGAGCAGGCGTTCACGATCATGCATTCGAAGACCGGAAAGAATCCGGTACAGCTTCTCGTCAATGCCATTGAACATGCCGCACCGAGGGAGGAAATAACAAGACTCCAGTTCGGAGGCATTTCAGTTCCAAAGGCTGTAGACGTATCCTCTTCAAGGAGGCTTGACCTGTCACTCAGGTACATCTGCCTTGGCGCTGTTGCCGCCTCTCACGGCTCGACAAAACCCATCGCTCAGTGTCTTGCAGATGAGATTATTCTGGCGGCCAACGGCGATATGACGAGCTCGGCCGTTTCCAAGAGAGATGAAATTGAAAGAGTTGCCATGTCGGCACGTTAA
- the pth2 gene encoding peptidyl-tRNA hydrolase Pth2, which translates to MQEDKFQYKLVVVVRSDLKLSPGKMAVQVAHAAVGCALQCREGNRKTFDAWLKEGQRKVVVRIKSLSELHMVRENARGRGLVTSLVADAGLTEVPPGTVTCLGIGPAENGEIDPVTGSLQLL; encoded by the coding sequence ATGCAGGAAGATAAATTTCAGTATAAGCTGGTAGTAGTGGTCAGATCCGACCTGAAACTTTCTCCCGGAAAGATGGCGGTGCAGGTGGCACATGCGGCAGTCGGATGCGCGCTGCAGTGCAGGGAGGGGAACAGGAAGACCTTCGATGCATGGCTGAAAGAGGGACAGAGAAAAGTCGTCGTCAGGATAAAGTCGCTGAGTGAACTTCACATGGTCAGGGAAAATGCCAGGGGGAGGGGGCTCGTTACAAGTCTGGTTGCAGATGCCGGCCTGACTGAAGTTCCGCCGGGCACCGTGACATGCCTGGGAATAGGGCCCGCTGAGAACGGCGAGATAGATCCTGTTACTGGGAGTCTGCAGCTCCTGTGA
- a CDS encoding 30S ribosomal protein S12 translates to MARGMNTARKLKNNRKKFRWSERAYKKRILKLKEKSDPLEGAPQARGIVLEKVGIEAKQPNSAIRKCVKVQLIKNGRQVTAFAVGDGAINFIDEHDEVLVEGIGGRMGRSYGDIPGVRYKVIKVNNVSLNEMVRGRKEKPVR, encoded by the coding sequence ATGGCCAGAGGAATGAACACAGCAAGGAAGCTCAAGAATAACAGGAAGAAATTCAGGTGGAGTGAGAGAGCCTACAAGAAGAGGATTCTCAAGCTCAAGGAGAAGTCAGATCCGCTGGAGGGCGCTCCTCAGGCACGCGGCATCGTGCTTGAAAAGGTCGGCATAGAGGCAAAACAGCCCAATTCAGCGATCCGCAAATGTGTCAAGGTGCAGCTGATAAAGAACGGCAGGCAGGTCACTGCTTTTGCGGTCGGTGACGGCGCCATAAATTTCATAGACGAGCATGATGAGGTGCTGGTGGAGGGAATAGGCGGCAGGATGGGCAGGTCATATGGTGATATTCCCGGCGTCAGATACAAAGTAATCAAGGTGAACAACGTGTCGTTGAATGAAATGGTCAGAGGAAGAAAAGAAAAGCCGGTCAGGTGA